The DNA segment CGGCTCAGGGTGTGCGGGTCTGTTTCGTCGACACCCCCAATAGCCAGATCGAGCTGATCGAACCATTGGGTGCGGATTCGCCGATCCTCAAGTTCCTCGAACGCAATCCCGAAGGCGGGCAGCATCATCTGTGCTTTGAAGTTTCTGATATCGCGCAGGCGCGCGACTTTTTCGAAAGCGGCGCTGTGCGCATCCTCGGCCCAACCCGCATCGGCGCTCACGGGACGCCGATCTTCTTCCTTCACCCCAAGGATATGGGCGGGGTGCTGACCGAGATCATGGAAAGCCCGAAGCAGGCTCATTGATGCCCCGCGGTGAAGACCTGTTGCTTGGCCTTGTAGCGCTGCTGCTTGCGGCTCTCTTGGCGCGGCGGATTTACGTCGCCATGGGGACCGGGGAAATCCCCCTTTACCGGACACGGATCAAGCGAAGCGTGGCGGGTGAGGGCAAGTTTCGGGCGCTGGTCGCGCTCAATGCGCTGGTCGCGC comes from the Sphingomonas xanthus genome and includes:
- the mce gene encoding methylmalonyl-CoA epimerase, with translation MKLGRLNHVGVATPSIERSVAIYRDRLGAEVVREPFDLPAQGVRVCFVDTPNSQIELIEPLGADSPILKFLERNPEGGQHHLCFEVSDIAQARDFFESGAVRILGPTRIGAHGTPIFFLHPKDMGGVLTEIMESPKQAH